One Fulvia fulva chromosome 12, complete sequence genomic region harbors:
- a CDS encoding DNA-3-methyladenine glycosylase yields MSSVRRSARNSAKAVAEVAVVAAKKRSRNSKAHSDVAVDSTAQKGTSGAKGADFMPPPPSTPLPNKRRKIAKETPSKLPPITRTASAIGFMTSSSNLTPNGNYSTGDIDDASPPATRPVQLHHTNATLVTPGGTQLQPAYSNFEEASPSKAGGPPKATSKTLLDEACSHLLKGDEAHDNGRLKPVIEQHHCRIFSPEGLAETIDPFRSLASGIMAQQVSGAAAKSIKNKFIALFEADQCPTGFPPPALVASTPLARLREAGLSQRKAEYIQGLAQKFGSGEITVKQLMEGSDEDVFSKLIAVRGLGAWSVEMFMCFGLKRMDVFSTGDLGVQRGMAAYMGRDVGKLKAKGSNNKWKYMSEKEMVEIAERFRPYRSLFMWYMWRIEEVDVSAVQDN; encoded by the coding sequence ATGTCATCAGTACGGCGCTCTGCAAGGAACTCAGCCAAGGCTGTAGCAGAAGTCGCCGTTGTTGCGGCGAAGAAGCGCTCGCGAAACAGCAAAGCACATAGTGATGTCGCAGTTGATTCAACAGCACAGAAAGGGACATCGGGAGCGAAAGGTGCAGACTTCATGCCGCCTCCGCCATCCACACCTTTGCCCAACAAGCGACGAAAGATAGCCAAGGAGACTCCATCTAAGCTTCCGCCCATTACGCGAACAGCATCAGCCATCGGGTTCATGACAAGCAGCAGCAACCTTACTCCGAATGGCAACTACAGCACCGGCGACATCGATGATGCATCGCCACCAGCCACGAGGCCGGTGCAACTCCACCACACCAATGCCACACTAGTCACTCCTGGAGGAACACAACTGCAGCCTGCGTACAGCAATTTTGAAGAGGCATCACCTTCGAAAGCTGGTGGACCACCAAAGGCTACCAGCAAGACTTTGTTAGATGAGGCGTGTTCTCATCTTCTGAAGGGCGACGAAGCTCATGACAACGGCCGTCTTAAACCCGTCATTGAGCAACACCACTGCCGCATCTTCAGTCCAGAAGGCCTGGCAGAAACCATCGACCCCTTCCGCTCACTGGCATCGGGTATCATGGCGCAACAAGTCTCTGGTGCCGCGGCAAAAAGTATCAAGAACAAGTTCATCGCATTATTTGAAGCAGATCAATGCCCTACAGGCTTCCCGCCACCAGCCTTAGTTGCATCAACGCCACTTGCTCGCCTCCGCGAAGCAGGCCTCAGTCAGCGCAAGGCGGAGTACATCCAAGGTCTTGCCCAGAAGTTCGGTTCTGGCGAAATCACCGTCAAGCAGCTGATGGAAGGCAGCGACGAAGACGTCTTCTCCAAATTGATTGCAGTCCGTGGGCTGGGAGCGTGGAGCGTAGAGATGTTCATGTGCTTCGGTCTGAAGCGGATGGACGTCTTTAGCACCGGCGACCTGGGGGTGCAAAGAGGGATGGCGGCGTACATGGGCCGCGATGTAGGGAAGTTGAAGGCAAAGGGCAGTAACAACAAGTGGAAGTACATGAGCGAGAAGGAAATGGTGGAGATTGCGGAGAGGTTCAGGCCCTATAGGAGTTTGTTCATGTGGTATATGTGGAGGATTGAGGAGGTCGATGTCAGTGCTGTGCAGGATAACTGA
- a CDS encoding Mitochondrial nicotinamide adenine dinucleotide transporter 1 — protein sequence MQNPANSAMLSNSDGSQPKSITNQTKSALHQHTAYPKVAIWASKLSNASVNSFSGAMAGMASGIVTCPLDVIKTKLQAQGSFSNPGLQHTGPKPSAIYHGMLGTARTIIRQDGLKGMYRGLGPMLLGYLPTWAVYMAVYDGSREYFYVHGYGQRETDKWFARVYASIAAGACSTLATNPIWVIKTRLMSQVSRSASDGARTPWHYSSTLDAARKMYRSEGIGVFYSGLAPALLGLTHVAIQFPLYEYFKQRFTGIEMGGTPNASQPASNTAGILAATFLSKVCATCATYPHEVLRTRMQTQLRHAPVEGNGHGVSASHHSQSISGTKRIGNTDGVAYQPRYRGLVQAFHTILREEGARAFYNGMGTNMIRAIPAAMTTMLTFESVKGAVGRLQEEGKELTQGGN from the coding sequence ATGCAGAATCCCGCGAATTCTGCTATGTTGTCCAACTCCGATGGCTCACAACCAAAATCGATTACAAACCAGACCAAGTCTGCCTTACACCAGCACACGGCCTACCCCAAAGTCGCGATATGGGCTTCGAAACTCTCCAATGCTAGCGTCAACTCCTTCTCCGGCGCAATGGCCGGCATGGCTAGTGGCATTGTCACCTGTCCGCTCGATGTCATAAAGACAAAGCTGCAAGCACAAGGCTCCTTCTCGAATCCAGGGTTGCAGCACACAGGCCCGAAGCCAAGTGCGATATACCATGGCATGCTGGGTACTGCGCGAACGATCATTCGGCAAGATGGCTTGAAGGGCATGTATCGAGGTCTGGGACCTATGCTACTGGGATACCTACCGACATGGGCAGTCTACATGGCGGTCTACGATGGCAGTCGCGAGTACTTTTATGTACACGGATATGGTCAAAGAGAGACGGATAAGTGGTTCGCACGGGTCTACGCCAGCATAGCAGCGGGAGCATGCAGCACCCTTGCTACAAATCCCATATGGGTCATCAAGACTCGCCTGATGTCGCAGGTCTCGAGGAGTGCATCTGATGGAGCGCGGACACCATGGCATTACTCTAGTACACTGGACGCCGCCCGGAAGATGTACAGGTCGGAAGGTATTGGTGTCTTCTACTCTGGACTGGCGCCCGCCCTGCTCGGCCTCACGCACGTCGCGATACAATTTCCTTTGTATGAGTACTTCAAGCAGAGGTTTACGGGTATAGAAATGGGCGGTACACCGAACGCATCACAGCCTGCGTCCAACACTGCGGGTATTCTGGCGGCAACGTTTTTGTCGAAAGTGTGTGCAACTTGTGCAACATATCCACACGAGGTCCTCAGAACACGCATGCAGACCCAACTTCGCCACGCGCCTGTAGAAGGCAACGGGCATGGCGTGAGTGCCTCTCACCACAGTCAAAGCATATCAGGCACAAAGAGGATCGGTAATACTGACGGCGTTGCTTATCAGCCACGCTATCGAGGTCTGGTGCAGGCGTTTCATACGATACTGCGGGAGGAGGGAGCAAGAGCGTTCTACAACGGTATGGGAACGAACATGATCCGGGCGATTCCCGCAGCAATGACCACAATGTTGACGTTTGAGAGTGTCAAGGGTGCCGTTGGGAGGTTACAAGAAGAAGGCAAGGAGCTCACGCAGGGCGGTAACTGA
- a CDS encoding MFS transporter L2, translating into MPLTNSSSHLVDWLSTDDHHPHPLRSHSSSEDLMAHSTPESTPPRLTIAIKRSLLSRRRYSFHIIPPVPQVPSKAFTCPSPKGFVHAAGTSPGSSDLPVIPVRPPLRPTQSFGSSSDVSYYSPTLSEFGKKSMFASVEEMFPDQEVLTARSGHGWRFYATFTCLALLNFSCDFSTTVLSTALPAVSRDLDLKTLQAFWLPGSLLLAEALCQPLFMRLAHALGCEQILLSGVVVFISGSVMSALAKTIALLFAGQCLQGIGVGATSILTELILGQFGTTRDFQPAGRGAWTRSTSHLFSIGLALGPVLGGACAQNVGWKYVFWPQVLLGSLTLIGLAFLLRLPVVSTHPVSERLAKVDFIGWTLLTAAVSMMTTSIFRSGPTHTWSSYHTWVPLALGFTCFTMWCLYNGYRIEPALPMGIFQDRSAAVACFGALVQGILLAAIIYFMPMFFQIMGMQPIMSGISLAPWTLGILAVSVASGAIISAAGSRSMVWAGWTLLAVGCGLMILFSPTTTATLFVPVELIAGAGLGLLTPSLTTTIESAASNDDESIHAVPLLIYSNTLGQCLGILGSGAIFLTAMEKGVAHNKYLSVGAAAYTEAAASFINVINTTTLEP; encoded by the exons ATGCCTCTCACAAACAGCTCCAGCCACCTCGTCGACTGGCTCAGCACAGACGACCACCACCCGCACCCGCTTCGATCACACAGTTCCTCAGAGGACCTCATGGCCCACAGCACGCCAGAATCCACACCACCTCGACTCACAATCGCCATCAAACGATCTCTTCTGTCACGAAGAAGATACTCGTTCCATATCATCCCCCCGGTCCCACAAGTTCCTTCGAAGGCTTTCACCTGCCCGTCTCCGAAAGGATTCGTCCACGCTGCCGGAACTTCACCAGGCTCATCGGATCTCCCAGTGATTCCTGTTAGGCCGCCGCTTAGGCCTACGCAGTCTTTTGGGAGCTCGTCAGATGTCTCGTATTATTCGCCGACGTTGTCGGAGTTTGGGAAGAAGTCGATGTTCGCCTCGGTCGAGGAGATGTTCCCGGACCAGGAGGTTTTGACGGCACGATCTGGTCACGGTTGGAGGTTCTATGCTACTTTTACCTGCTTGGCGCTGCTCAACTTCTCATGTGACTTCAGCACGACTGTCTTGTCTACAGCACTACCG GCAGTTTCGCGAGATCTTGATCTGAAGACGCTGCAGGCTTTCTGGCTTCCAGGTTCACTTCTCCTCGCAGAAGCTTTATGTCAACCTCTATTCATGCGACTGGCGCATGCACTCGGCTGCGAACAGATACTACTCTCCGGCGTCGTCGTTTTCATCTCTGGCTCGGTCATGTCGGCACTGGCCAAGACCATTGCATTGCTCTTTGCTGGTCAATGCTTACAGGGAATTGGAGTCGGAGCGACCAGCATCCTGACAGAGCTCATACTGGGCCAATTTGGTACGACTCGTGACTTTCAGCCAGCAGGTCGCGGTGCATGGACTCGATCGACATCACACCTCTTCTCGATCGGCCTTGCTCTCGGACCTGTTCTTGGTGGTGCTTGTGCACAGAATGTCGGCTGGAAGTACGTCTTCTGGCCACAGGTCTTGCTTGGCTCGCTGACTCTCATTGGCTTGGCCTTCCTGCTACGACTGCCTGTTGTCTCAACCCACCCTGTATCCGAGAGACTTGCAAAGGTGGACTTCATCGGTTGGACGTTGCTGACCGCCGCGGTATCAATGATGACTACGTCCATCTTCCGATCCGGGCCCACTCACACATGGTCATCGTATCACACCTGGGTACCACTTGCACTTGGCTTTACTTGCTTTACGATGTGGTGTCTGTACAACGGGTACCGTATCGAGCCGGCCTTGCCGATGGGCATCTTTCAAGATCGCAGTGCTGCCGTGGCATGCTTCGGTGCATTGGTTCAGGGTATCCTCCTAGCTGCGATCATCTACTTCATGCCCATGTTCTTCCAGATTATGGGAATGCAGCCAATCATGTCCGGCATATCACTTGCACCCTGGACCCTTGGGATCCTCGCAGTGAGTGTCGCCAGTGGTGCGATCATCAGCGCAGCAGGATCTCGATCGATGGTCTGGGCTGGCTGGACTCTGTTAGCAGTTGGGTGCGGGCTCATGATTCTATTCTCCCCAACGACCACCGCAACATTGTTCGTGCCTGTTGAACTCATCGCAGGCGCCGGTCTCGGCCTTCTCACTCCAAGCCTCACCACCACCATCGAGTCAGCAGCCTCCAACGACGACGAGAGCATCCATGCCGTACCACTACTCATCTACTCCAACACCCTCGGTCAATGCCTCGGGATCTTGGGCAGCGGCGCCATCTTCTTAACAGCCATGGAGAAGGGTGTGGCACACAACAAATACCTCAGCGTCGGCGCCGCAGCCTACACCGAAGCTGCCGCTTCTTTCATCAACGTTATCAACACGACTACTCTGGAGCCGTAA
- a CDS encoding Cytochrome b-c1 complex subunit 7 has translation MSTPSLAPYIMKRPWLQRWMKPLSQWYFDNAGYRKLGLRADDLIPEENPQVQLALKRLSPKEAYDRVFRMRRAFQCSLAHQLLPKHEWTTQETDTPYLSPLIVEIETEIKEREDLETMQITKPKAK, from the exons ATGTCGACTCCCTCGCTCGCCCCCTACATCATGAAGCGGCCTTGGCTGCAGCGCTGGATGAAGCCGCTCTCGCAGTGGTACTTTGACAACGCTGGCTACCGGAAGTTGGGATTGAG GGCCGATGACCTGATTCCAGAGGAGAACCCACAAGTACAGCTCGCTCTCAAGCGTCTGTCACCAAAGGAGGCGTACGACCGTGTCTTTCGCATGCGACGAGCTTTCCAG TGCTCTCTCGCGCATCAACTTTTGCCAAAGCACGAATGGACAACCCAGGAGACT GACACACCCTATCTCTCACCACTGATCGTCGAAATCGAGACCGAAATCAAGGAGCGTGAGGATCTCGAGACAATGCAGATCACCAAGCCAAAGGCGAAGTAA